In a genomic window of Oncorhynchus keta strain PuntledgeMale-10-30-2019 chromosome 26, Oket_V2, whole genome shotgun sequence:
- the LOC118358917 gene encoding ceramide synthase-like translates to MLSILAAGSIFFPGLFLLSKRCLKHTPGLALSEGDATIVSARLVSSIQAIMASLAGYIIASSCEDVIEDQHWLTSTYILFAVPYFAYDIYAMFLCYWHKLQVKGHEEEGGRPKPMGSEVASYLRREFLMVLHHVVMVTICFPVSVFWRQGKGDYFQGVMFMAELSTPSVCLGKILIRYKKQHTLLHKLNGALMLVTFFVCRVLLFPYLYYAYSRYASIPLYTVPLVAPWQCNVGAFCLMAPQVYWFTLICRGAFRLFTGASRSRPPATLNKPDRGCCPGQGSPLPPPANGYSPVPHKADRETDTH, encoded by the exons ATGCTGAGCATCCTGGCTGCTGGCTCCATCTTCTTCCCGGGCCTGTTCCTGCTGTCTAAGAGATGCCTGAAACACACCCCAGGCCTGGCTCTGAGCGAGGGAGATGCCACCATCGTGTctgccag gCTGGTGTCATCCATCCAAGCCATCATGGCTTCCTTAGCTGGCTACATCATCGCATCCTCCTGTGAGGACGTCATCGAGGATCA acacTGGCTTACCAGTACCTACATCCTGTTTGCGGTGCCCTACTTTGCGTACGACATCTACGCCATGTTCCTGTGCTACTGGCACAAGCTGCAGGTTAAAGGGCACGAGGAGGAGGGCGGCAGGCCAAAGCCAATGGGCTCGGAAGTGGCCAGCTACCTGCGCAGAGAGTTCCTCATGGTGCTGCACCACGTCGTCATGGTGACCATCTGCTTCCCCGTCTCCGTG ttCTGGAGGCAGGGAAAGGGCGATTACTTCCAGGGTGTCATGTTTATGGCTGAACTCAGCACTCCATCCGTCTGCCTGGGGAAAATCCTCATCCGG TACAAGAAGCAGCACACTCTTCTTCATAAATTGAATGGCGCTCTCATGCTGGTCACTTTCTTCGTCTGTCGAGTTCTGCTCTTCCCCTACCTCTACTACGCCTACAGCAG GTATGCCTCCATCCCCCTCTACACAGTGCCCCTTGTGGCTCCCTGGCAGTGCAACGTGGGGGCCTTCTGCCTGATGGCCCCACAGGTCTACTGGTTCACCCTCATCTGCAGGGGTGCCTTCCGCCTCTTCACCGGGGCTTCACGCTCCCGACCCCCGGCCACCCTCAACAAGCCTGATAGGGGATGCTGCCCCGGCCAGGGATCCCCATTACCTCCCCCGGCCAACGGCTACAGTCCAGTCCCCCacaaggcagacagagagaccgacacacactga